A single window of Dermochelys coriacea isolate rDerCor1 chromosome 2, rDerCor1.pri.v4, whole genome shotgun sequence DNA harbors:
- the ZBTB14 gene encoding zinc finger and BTB domain-containing protein 14, producing MEFFISMSESIKYNDDDHKTVFLKTLNEQRLEGEFCDIAIVVEDVKFRAHRCVLAACSTYFKKLFKKLEVDSSSVIEIDFLRSDIFEEVLNYMYTAKISVKKEDVNLMMSSGQILGIRFLDKLCSQKRDVSSPEENAQSKSKYCLKINRSIGESNDNQDDEVEEIGDHDDTPSDVTVEGTPPSQEDGKSPTNTLRVQEAILKELGSEEVRKVNCYGQEVEPMETTESKDLGSQTPQALTFNDGISEVKDEQTPGWTAATDMKFEYLLYGHREQIACQACGKTFTDEARLRKHEKLHTADRPFVCEMCTKGFTTQAHLKEHLKIHTGYKPYSCEVCGKSFIRAPDLKKHERVHSNERPFACHMCDKAFKHKSHLKDHERRHRGEKPFVCSSCTKAFAKASDLKRHENNMHSERKQITTANAIQSETEQLQAAAMAAEAEQQLETIACS from the exons ATG gagtTTTTCATCAGTATGTCTGAAAGCATTAAATATAATGATGATGATCACAAAACTGTGTTTCTGAAAACATTAAATGAACAACGTCTGGAAGGAGAATTTTGTGACATAGCTATTGTGGTAGAAGATGTGAAATTCAGAGCGCACCGGTGTGTGCTTGCTGCATGCAGTACCTACTTCAAAAAGCTTTTCAAGAAATTGGAGGTTGATAGCTCATCAGTAATAGAGATAGATTTCCTTCGTTCTGATATATTTGAAGAGGTTCTAAATTATATGTATACTGCAAAGATTTCAGTTAAGAAGGAAGATGTAAATTTGATGATGTCATCAGGTCAGATTCTTGGTATTAGGTTTTTGGATAAACTCTGTTCTCAGAAACGTGATGTATCTAGTCCCGAAGAAAACGCCCAATCCAAGAGTAAGTATTGTCTGAAAATAAATCGTTCTATTGGAGAATCTAATGATAACCAAGATGATGAGGTTGAGGAAATTGGAGATCATGATGATACCCCATCAGATGTAACAGTAGAAGGAACTCCTCCAAGTCAGGAAGATGGTAAATCCCCTACTAATACACTAAGAGTTCAAGAAGCAATTCTAAAAGAGTTGGGGAGTGAAGAGGTTCGAAAAGTAAACTGCTATGGTCAAGAAGTGGAGCCCATGGAAACAACCGAATCAAAAGACTTAGGCTCTCAAACCCCTCAAGCTCTAACATTTAATGATGGCATAAGTGAAGTGAAAGATGAACAGACACCAGGATGGACAGCAGCTACGGACATGAAGTTTGAGTATTTGCTTTATGGTCACAGGGAACAGATTGCATGTCAAGCATGTGGTAAGACATTTACTGATGAAGCACGATTGAGAAAACATGAAAAGCTTCATACTGCTGATAGACCATTTGTTTGTGAAATGTGCACTAAAGGGTTTACCACACAGGCTCACTTGAAAGAGCACCTGAAAATCCATACAGGTTACAAGCCTTATAGCTGTGAGGTGTGCGGAAAGTCTTTTATTCGAGCTCCAGATCTGAAAAAGCATGAAAGAGTCCATAGTAATGAAAGGCCATTTGCATGCCATATGTGTGATAAAGCTTTCAAGCACAAGTCCCATCTAAAAGATCATGAAAGAAGACACCgaggggaaaaaccttttgtctGCAGCTCTTGCACTAAAGCATTTGCTAAAGCATCTGATTTAAAAAGGCATGAGAACAATATGCACAGTGAAAGGAAACAAATTACTACAGCCAATGCCATCCAGAGTGAAACAGAACagttacaggcagcagccatggcAGCTGAAGCAGAGCAGCAACTTGAAACTATAGCTTgtagttaa